From Burkholderia pseudomultivorans, the proteins below share one genomic window:
- the codA gene encoding cytosine deaminase, which translates to MNLYNARLRDRDGLFTIGLDAGTIARIDAQPAPVASVAAGDLDAGGRLAIAPLVEPHIHLDAVLTAGEPAWNMSGTLFEGIERWAERKATITHDDTKARAHAAIAMLRDHGIQHVRTHVDVTDPSLAALKAMLEVKDEARGLIDLQIVAFPQEGIESFDGGRALMEQAIEMGADVVGGIPHFENTREQGVSSIRFLMDLAERTGCLVDVHCDETDDPHSRFLEVLAEETRVRGMGARVTASHTTAMGSYDNAYCSKLFRLLKRAGLNFISCPTESIHLQGRFDTFPKRRGVTRVAELDRAGINVCFGQDSIKDPWYPLGNGNILRVLDAGLHICHMMGYQDLQRCLDFVTDHSATALHLGERYGIAVGRPANLVVLDADSDYEAVRRQAKAALSIRDGHVIMRREPERVTYPD; encoded by the coding sequence ATGAACCTGTACAACGCACGCCTGCGCGACCGCGACGGCCTGTTTACGATCGGCCTCGACGCCGGCACGATCGCGCGGATCGACGCGCAGCCCGCGCCGGTCGCATCCGTCGCCGCCGGCGATCTCGACGCGGGCGGCCGTCTCGCGATCGCGCCGCTCGTCGAGCCGCATATTCACCTCGACGCGGTGCTGACGGCCGGCGAGCCGGCCTGGAACATGAGCGGCACGCTGTTCGAGGGAATCGAGCGCTGGGCCGAGCGCAAGGCCACGATCACGCACGACGACACGAAGGCGCGCGCGCATGCGGCGATCGCGATGCTGCGCGATCACGGCATCCAGCATGTGCGCACGCACGTCGACGTCACCGATCCGTCGCTCGCCGCGCTGAAGGCGATGCTCGAGGTGAAGGACGAGGCGCGCGGGCTGATCGACCTGCAGATCGTCGCGTTTCCGCAGGAGGGCATCGAGTCGTTCGACGGCGGCCGCGCGTTGATGGAGCAGGCGATCGAGATGGGCGCGGACGTCGTCGGCGGGATTCCGCATTTCGAGAACACGCGCGAGCAGGGCGTCAGTTCGATCCGCTTCCTGATGGATCTCGCCGAGCGCACGGGCTGCCTCGTCGACGTGCATTGCGACGAGACCGACGATCCGCATTCGCGCTTTCTCGAAGTGCTCGCCGAGGAAACCCGCGTGCGCGGAATGGGCGCGCGCGTGACGGCGAGCCACACGACGGCGATGGGCTCGTACGACAACGCGTACTGCTCGAAGCTGTTCCGGCTGCTGAAGCGCGCGGGGCTGAATTTCATCTCGTGTCCGACCGAGAGCATCCATCTGCAGGGGCGCTTCGACACGTTTCCGAAGCGGCGCGGCGTCACGCGCGTCGCGGAACTCGATCGCGCGGGCATCAACGTCTGCTTCGGACAGGATTCGATCAAGGATCCGTGGTATCCGCTCGGCAACGGCAACATCCTGCGCGTGCTCGATGCGGGCCTGCATATCTGCCACATGATGGGATACCAGGACCTGCAGCGCTGCCTCGATTTCGTGACCGACCACAGCGCGACGGCGCTGCATCTCGGCGAGCGGTACGGCATCGCGGTCGGGCGCCCGGCCAATCTCGTCGTGCTCGATGCCGACAGCGACTACGAGGCGGTGCGCCGGCAGGCGAAGGCCGCACTGTCGATCCGCGACGGACACGTGATCATGCGGCGCGAGCCGGAGCGCGTCACGTATCCGGACTGA
- a CDS encoding porin — MKKTFVAGASIAALFAPAAHAQSSVTLYGLIDAGIVYTNNANGASLWRLNSGTINGSRVGFRGTEDLGGGLKALFVLENGFNLNNGGLGQDGKLFGRHAYVGLSHNDYGTLTLGRQYDTMVDFVAPLSATSGDFGDTSFAHPFDNDNLNHSLRINNAVKYTSNTIAGFKVGAMYAFSNATNFGANRAYSVAASYTNGPLKLAGAYLQMNGTKGTTGASPGATDAVEAKSLNQGGWSIGSDRMRTYGGGVSYGFGPATVGFVYTRSQYDNTGSFGSTGQIAFNNYDVNLRYAVTPAFSVGAAYVYTDASVSNPDSRHGTDPKWHQVDLQAVYKLSRRTDVYAEAIYQHASGRGYQAFIDGSGGASSTANQVVGTVGLRTRF; from the coding sequence ATGAAGAAAACGTTCGTTGCGGGCGCATCCATCGCCGCGCTGTTCGCGCCGGCCGCCCACGCGCAAAGCTCGGTCACGCTGTACGGGCTGATCGATGCCGGCATCGTCTACACCAACAACGCCAACGGTGCATCGCTGTGGCGACTGAACAGCGGCACCATCAACGGCAGCCGCGTCGGCTTTCGCGGCACCGAGGATCTCGGCGGCGGCCTGAAGGCGCTGTTCGTGCTCGAGAACGGCTTCAACCTGAACAACGGCGGGCTCGGCCAGGACGGCAAGCTGTTCGGTCGCCATGCGTATGTTGGCCTGAGCCACAACGACTACGGCACGCTGACGCTCGGCCGCCAGTACGACACGATGGTCGACTTCGTCGCGCCGCTGTCCGCGACCTCGGGCGACTTCGGCGATACGAGCTTCGCGCACCCGTTCGACAACGACAACCTGAACCACTCGCTGCGCATCAACAACGCGGTCAAGTACACGAGCAATACGATCGCCGGTTTCAAGGTCGGCGCGATGTATGCGTTCTCGAACGCGACGAACTTCGGCGCCAATCGCGCGTACAGCGTCGCGGCAAGCTACACGAACGGCCCGCTGAAGCTGGCCGGCGCATACCTGCAGATGAACGGCACCAAGGGCACGACCGGCGCGAGCCCCGGCGCGACCGACGCCGTCGAGGCGAAGAGCCTGAACCAGGGCGGCTGGTCGATCGGCTCGGATCGCATGCGCACCTACGGCGGCGGCGTCAGCTACGGGTTCGGCCCGGCGACCGTCGGCTTCGTCTATACGCGCTCGCAGTACGACAACACGGGCTCATTCGGCTCGACCGGCCAGATCGCGTTCAACAACTACGACGTCAACCTGCGCTACGCGGTGACGCCGGCCTTCAGCGTCGGCGCGGCCTATGTCTATACCGACGCCAGCGTGTCGAACCCCGACAGCAGGCACGGCACCGACCCGAAGTGGCATCAGGTCGACCTGCAGGCCGTCTACAAGCTGTCGCGCCGCACCGACGTCTATGCGGAAGCGATCTACCAGCACGCGTCGGGACGCGGCTACCAGGCGTTCATCGACGGCTCGGGCGGCGCATCGAGCACCGCGAACCAGGTCGTCGGCACGGTCGGCCTGCGTACGCGCTTCTGA
- a CDS encoding LysR family transcriptional regulator — protein MDTLQNMRVFTRVVETGSFTAAAQSLNSTTGAMSRAVSELEARLRTRLMNRSTRRLALTSAGESYLRRCRQILADVDRAEEEASCAHERPVGVLRLHSFASVGHHYVLPALTRYHAQYPDVSIELSLSQRMPDLFDGTSDTAVVTASSLPDSELVSHLLGSTFSILCASPDYVKRHGAPARPQDLGAHACLTLCTPAFPTHEWVLEGPDGVEQIRVAGPVQTNTAESLALAIRDGIGIGMLPLYSAIDALRDGSLVRVLPEHILQKMNVYALYPSRRFIDAKVRTWVELLRAQVPAMIARDVEMLNTIGRQRQAA, from the coding sequence ATGGATACCCTACAAAACATGCGGGTGTTTACGCGCGTCGTCGAGACGGGCAGTTTCACCGCGGCCGCGCAATCGCTGAATTCGACGACGGGCGCGATGTCGCGCGCGGTGTCGGAACTCGAGGCGCGCCTGCGCACCCGTCTGATGAATCGCTCGACGCGCCGTCTCGCGCTGACGTCGGCCGGCGAGAGCTATCTGCGGCGCTGCCGGCAGATCCTCGCCGACGTCGATCGCGCGGAAGAAGAGGCGAGCTGCGCGCACGAGCGGCCGGTCGGCGTACTGCGCCTGCACAGCTTCGCCAGCGTCGGCCATCACTATGTGCTGCCGGCGCTGACGCGCTACCACGCGCAGTATCCGGACGTGTCGATCGAGCTGTCGCTGTCGCAGCGGATGCCCGACCTGTTCGACGGCACCAGCGACACGGCGGTCGTGACCGCGTCGTCGCTGCCCGACTCGGAGCTGGTATCGCACCTGCTCGGCTCGACCTTCAGCATCCTCTGCGCGTCGCCGGACTACGTGAAGCGGCACGGTGCGCCGGCCCGTCCGCAGGACCTCGGCGCGCACGCGTGCCTGACGCTCTGCACGCCCGCGTTCCCGACGCACGAATGGGTGCTCGAAGGGCCGGACGGCGTCGAGCAGATTCGTGTCGCGGGCCCGGTGCAGACCAATACGGCCGAATCGCTCGCGCTCGCGATCCGCGACGGGATCGGCATCGGCATGCTGCCGCTCTATTCGGCGATCGACGCGCTGCGCGACGGATCGCTCGTGCGCGTACTGCCGGAACACATCCTGCAGAAGATGAACGTGTATGCGCTCTATCCGTCGCGCCGCTTCATCGATGCGAAGGTGCGCACCTGGGTCGAGCTGCTGCGCGCGCAGGTGCCGGCAATGATCGCGCGCGACGTCGAGATGCTGAACACGATCGGCCGGCAACGGCAGGCCGCGTAA
- a CDS encoding 3-keto-5-aminohexanoate cleavage protein yields MANARKVIITCAPTGAIHTPSMSPYLPVTPHQIETAAVAAAQAGAAILHLHARNPSDGKPTQDPAVFAEFLPRIKAQTDAVINLTSGGSPHMSVDERLQPALHFQPEIASLNMGSMNFGLYPMLERFRELKHPWEREHLEKSRDLVFKNTFADIETILTRCGANGTRFEFECYDISHLYNLAHFVDRGLAKPPFFVQSVFGLLGGIGAHPEDLMHMRRTADRLFGNDYVWSILGAGRNQIPLATIGAAQGANVRVGLEDSLWIAPGQLAESSAAQVLKMRQVLEGLSLEIATPAEARAMLALKGGDAVNF; encoded by the coding sequence GTGGCAAACGCTCGCAAAGTCATCATCACCTGCGCGCCGACCGGCGCGATCCACACGCCGTCGATGTCGCCGTACCTGCCCGTGACGCCGCACCAGATCGAGACGGCCGCCGTCGCGGCCGCGCAGGCCGGCGCCGCGATCCTGCACCTGCACGCGCGCAACCCGTCGGACGGCAAGCCGACGCAGGACCCGGCCGTGTTCGCCGAATTCCTGCCGCGCATCAAGGCGCAGACCGATGCGGTGATCAACCTGACCTCGGGCGGCAGTCCGCACATGAGCGTCGACGAACGGTTGCAGCCCGCGCTGCACTTCCAGCCCGAAATCGCGTCGCTGAACATGGGCTCGATGAATTTCGGGCTCTACCCGATGCTCGAGCGCTTTCGCGAACTGAAGCATCCGTGGGAACGCGAGCATCTCGAGAAGAGCCGCGACCTCGTGTTCAAGAACACCTTCGCGGACATCGAGACGATCCTCACGCGCTGCGGCGCGAACGGCACGCGTTTCGAGTTCGAGTGCTACGACATTTCGCATCTGTACAACCTCGCGCATTTCGTCGATCGCGGGCTCGCGAAGCCGCCGTTCTTCGTGCAAAGCGTGTTCGGCCTGCTCGGCGGGATCGGCGCGCATCCGGAAGACCTGATGCACATGCGCCGCACGGCCGACCGCCTGTTCGGCAACGACTACGTGTGGTCGATTCTCGGCGCCGGCCGCAACCAGATTCCGCTGGCAACGATCGGCGCCGCGCAGGGCGCGAACGTGCGCGTCGGGCTCGAGGATTCGCTGTGGATCGCGCCGGGGCAGCTCGCCGAATCGAGCGCCGCGCAGGTGCTGAAGATGCGGCAGGTGCTCGAAGGCCTGTCGCTGGAGATCGCGACGCCGGCCGAGGCCCGCGCGATGCTGGCGCTCAAGGGCGGCGACGCGGTGAATTTCTGA
- a CDS encoding VOC family protein, giving the protein MPTPAPLPPISPAVYYRDPRAALEWLERAFGFGRGIVVYTADGQVTHAELTHAGGVVMIGGYWADFVASPVEAGGRNTQSVHVQLASDIDAHCARARQAGADILQEPADQFYGDRTYRARDPELHVWTFGQHVRDVTPEQAAAETGLKFEGWS; this is encoded by the coding sequence ATGCCTACGCCAGCGCCCCTTCCGCCGATCAGTCCCGCCGTCTATTACCGCGATCCGCGCGCCGCGCTCGAATGGCTCGAGCGCGCGTTCGGCTTCGGGCGCGGCATCGTCGTCTACACCGCCGACGGGCAGGTGACGCATGCCGAACTCACGCATGCGGGCGGCGTCGTGATGATCGGCGGCTACTGGGCCGACTTCGTCGCGAGCCCGGTGGAAGCCGGCGGCCGCAACACGCAGAGCGTGCACGTGCAGCTCGCGAGCGACATCGACGCGCATTGCGCGCGTGCGCGGCAGGCCGGCGCGGACATCCTGCAGGAGCCGGCCGACCAGTTCTACGGCGACCGCACGTACCGTGCGCGCGATCCGGAGCTGCACGTGTGGACCTTCGGCCAGCACGTGCGCGACGTGACGCCGGAACAAGCCGCGGCCGAGACGGGCCTGAAGTTCGAAGGCTGGTCGTGA
- a CDS encoding TIGR00366 family protein: MIQRISGFFTQVVHRVLPDPLIFAILLTIATFALALGLTPNTPVQLTTMWGSGFWNLLAFSMQMVMILVTGHALASSPPVRRLLVALASAARTPAQGVMLVAFVGALACAINWGFGLVLGAMLAREVARRVAGSDYRLLVASAYMGFLSWHGGLSGSVPLVAATKGNPMEKTIGLIPVSETIFTGYNAFITIGLIVMLPFLARMMMPKPGDVVSVDPALLAEPPSVERKLGPDATLAERMEESRLLSVLVAALCAAFLVLKFVQKGFALDIDTVNLAFLAAGILLHRTPMAYARAVAGAARGASGIMIQFPFYAGIQALMDHSGLAGVITKWFVDIANVHTFPLLAFLSSAVINFAVPSGGGHWVVQGPFVMPAAQALGADLGKAAMAIAYGEAWTNMAQPFWALPALAIAGLGVRDIMGYCVTTLLFSGVVFVAGMYLF, from the coding sequence TTGATTCAGAGAATTTCCGGCTTTTTCACGCAGGTGGTCCACCGCGTGCTGCCCGACCCGTTGATTTTCGCGATCCTGCTGACGATCGCGACGTTCGCGCTGGCGCTCGGCCTGACGCCGAACACGCCCGTGCAGCTCACGACGATGTGGGGCTCGGGCTTCTGGAACCTGCTCGCGTTCTCGATGCAGATGGTGATGATCCTGGTCACGGGCCACGCGCTCGCGAGTTCGCCGCCCGTCAGGCGCCTGCTGGTCGCGCTGGCGAGCGCGGCGCGTACGCCGGCGCAGGGCGTGATGCTCGTCGCGTTCGTCGGCGCGCTCGCGTGCGCGATCAACTGGGGCTTCGGCCTCGTGCTCGGCGCGATGCTTGCGCGCGAGGTCGCGCGCCGCGTCGCAGGCAGCGACTACCGCCTGCTCGTCGCATCCGCGTACATGGGCTTCCTGAGCTGGCACGGCGGCCTGTCCGGTTCGGTGCCGCTCGTCGCGGCGACCAAGGGCAACCCGATGGAGAAGACCATCGGCCTGATTCCGGTGTCCGAGACGATCTTCACCGGCTACAACGCGTTCATCACGATCGGCCTGATCGTGATGCTGCCGTTTCTGGCGCGGATGATGATGCCGAAGCCCGGCGACGTCGTCAGCGTCGATCCGGCGCTGCTCGCCGAGCCGCCGAGCGTCGAGCGCAAGCTCGGGCCCGACGCGACGCTGGCGGAGCGCATGGAGGAGAGCCGCCTGCTGTCGGTCCTCGTCGCGGCGCTGTGCGCGGCGTTTCTCGTGCTGAAGTTCGTGCAGAAGGGCTTCGCGCTCGACATCGATACCGTGAACCTCGCATTCCTCGCGGCCGGCATCCTGCTGCACCGTACGCCGATGGCCTATGCGCGCGCGGTGGCCGGTGCGGCGCGCGGCGCATCGGGGATCATGATCCAGTTTCCGTTTTACGCGGGGATCCAGGCGCTGATGGATCACTCGGGGCTGGCGGGCGTGATCACCAAATGGTTCGTCGATATCGCGAACGTGCACACCTTTCCGCTGCTCGCGTTCCTCAGCTCGGCCGTGATCAATTTCGCGGTGCCGTCGGGCGGCGGTCACTGGGTCGTGCAGGGACCGTTCGTGATGCCGGCGGCGCAGGCGCTCGGCGCCGATCTCGGCAAGGCCGCGATGGCGATCGCCTACGGCGAGGCGTGGACCAACATGGCGCAACCGTTCTGGGCGCTGCCCGCCCTTGCGATCGCGGGGCTCGGCGTGCGCGACATCATGGGGTACTGCGTGACGACGCTGCTGTTCTCCGGCGTCGTGTTCGTCGCGGGGATGTACCTGTTCTGA
- a CDS encoding DUF4148 domain-containing protein, translated as MKSLVVTAAAVLLAAPVLSFAQSAQSPVTRAQVLQELYDLESVGYNPSLGDAGNYPDDILAAQHRLEAKRLAERKAAQAAYGPAGTPATESGVAARPAL; from the coding sequence GTGAAATCGCTCGTCGTCACCGCCGCCGCCGTCCTGCTTGCCGCACCGGTCCTGTCGTTCGCCCAGTCGGCACAGTCGCCCGTCACGCGCGCGCAGGTGCTGCAGGAACTGTACGACCTCGAATCGGTCGGCTACAACCCGTCGCTCGGCGACGCAGGCAACTATCCGGACGACATCCTGGCCGCGCAGCACCGCCTCGAAGCGAAGCGCCTGGCCGAACGCAAGGCCGCGCAAGCCGCGTACGGTCCGGCCGGCACGCCGGCGACCGAATCGGGCGTGGCCGCACGTCCCGCGCTTTGA
- a CDS encoding chloride channel protein: protein MRPDLPSAVPPSAPPASPFARIAVVTILTGVGAGFGGMLLALLLHAIQHVAYGYSVAHVIGNESFLSGVTGADPLRRLAVLVVCGVVAGGGWWMLYRYGRPLVSIRRAVRAADPRMPFVSTTVHALLQIVTVALGSPLGREVAPREIGALLAGRLAHRAALTPGDCRLMVACGAGAGLAAVYNVPLGGAIFVLEVLLGTFELRALIVAIATSAIAAAVAWIGLGNEHQYTVPPFVSSTPLVVWSIVCGPLFGFAAYGFVRLTSHARGHAPKDGRLPVLALLNFAMIGWLAMRFPQLLGNGKGPASLGFDGTLTVGLAAALLALKVLIEATSLRAGAEGGLLTPGLANGALLGIVLGGLWSAVWPGASIGGCALIGATAFLAASMQMPITAVVLLLEFTRANHDSLVPMLLAVAGSLVAYRLAERLAQRPRRAQAIGVIGERAAATR from the coding sequence ATGCGCCCCGATCTCCCGTCCGCCGTCCCGCCCTCTGCGCCGCCCGCCAGCCCGTTTGCGCGAATCGCCGTCGTCACGATCCTGACCGGCGTCGGCGCGGGTTTCGGCGGCATGCTGCTCGCGTTGCTGCTGCACGCGATCCAGCATGTCGCGTACGGCTACAGCGTCGCGCACGTGATCGGCAACGAAAGCTTCCTCAGCGGCGTGACCGGCGCCGATCCGCTGCGCCGGCTCGCCGTGCTGGTCGTCTGCGGCGTCGTGGCCGGCGGCGGCTGGTGGATGCTTTATCGCTACGGGCGGCCGCTCGTCAGCATTCGTCGCGCGGTTCGCGCGGCCGACCCGCGCATGCCGTTCGTCAGCACGACCGTGCATGCGCTGCTGCAGATCGTCACCGTCGCGCTCGGCTCGCCGCTCGGTCGCGAAGTCGCGCCGCGCGAGATCGGCGCGCTGCTCGCGGGCCGCCTCGCGCATCGCGCGGCGCTCACGCCCGGCGACTGCCGGTTGATGGTCGCGTGCGGCGCCGGCGCGGGGCTCGCGGCCGTCTACAACGTGCCGCTCGGCGGCGCGATCTTCGTGCTCGAAGTGCTGCTCGGCACCTTCGAGCTGCGTGCGCTGATCGTCGCGATCGCGACCTCGGCGATCGCCGCGGCCGTCGCGTGGATCGGCCTCGGCAACGAACACCAGTACACGGTGCCGCCGTTCGTATCGAGCACGCCGCTCGTCGTGTGGTCGATCGTCTGCGGGCCGCTGTTCGGCTTCGCCGCGTACGGCTTCGTGCGGCTTACGAGCCACGCGCGCGGGCATGCGCCGAAGGACGGGCGGCTGCCCGTGCTCGCGCTGCTCAATTTCGCGATGATCGGCTGGCTCGCGATGCGGTTCCCGCAACTGCTCGGCAACGGCAAGGGGCCGGCATCGCTCGGTTTCGACGGCACGCTGACGGTCGGTCTCGCCGCCGCGCTGCTCGCGCTGAAGGTGCTGATCGAGGCGACCAGCCTGCGCGCGGGCGCGGAGGGCGGCCTGCTGACGCCCGGTCTCGCGAACGGCGCGCTGCTCGGCATCGTGCTCGGCGGGTTGTGGAGCGCCGTGTGGCCGGGCGCGTCGATCGGCGGCTGTGCCTTGATCGGCGCCACCGCGTTTCTGGCGGCGTCGATGCAGATGCCGATCACGGCCGTCGTGCTGCTGCTCGAATTCACGCGCGCGAATCACGACAGCCTCGTGCCGATGCTGCTGGCGGTGGCCGGGTCGCTCGTCGCATACCGGTTGGCGGAGCGGCTGGCGCAACGCCCACGCCGCGCGCAGGCGATCGGAGTGATAGGCGAGCGCGCCGCGGCGACGCGGTAG
- a CDS encoding MFS transporter has translation MSTHHVQALPSAAGDASASLNRLLFRKLMPLLIAAYVISFLDRTNIAFAKHSMGVDLGISSAAYGLGAGLFFLTYAFCEIPSNLIMHRVGARFWITRIMITWGALSVAMAFVRGETSFYVMRLLLGVAEAGLFPGVMLYLTYWFGREERARATGYFLLGVCIANIVGGPLAGALIELDGTLGFHGWQWLFVVEGIPAILLAFVVWMRLPDRPSAAPWLAPETGRALERTLAAEQDAGIAAHDGHAFGAALRDPQIWLAIFVYFCHQLTIYTVIFFLPGIIGASGRVSPFAVGLLTALPWLAAALGAATLPRFARASRHARRLLCAGLVVMAAGMVGAAHASPVAGLVCVCVAASMFFVVQSIVFTFPASRLAGSALAGGLGLVNTCGLLGGFVGPTVVGAIEQATGNAKNGLTLLAAALLVAAFASLALRHGHERVGARARG, from the coding sequence ATGTCCACTCATCACGTCCAGGCCCTGCCCTCCGCCGCCGGCGACGCGAGCGCGTCGCTGAACCGGCTGCTGTTCCGCAAACTCATGCCGCTGCTGATCGCCGCCTATGTGATCAGCTTCCTCGACCGCACCAATATCGCGTTCGCGAAACACTCGATGGGCGTCGATCTCGGCATCTCGTCGGCCGCGTACGGGCTCGGCGCGGGGCTGTTCTTCCTGACCTACGCGTTCTGCGAAATCCCGAGCAACCTGATCATGCATCGCGTCGGCGCGCGCTTCTGGATCACGCGGATCATGATCACGTGGGGCGCGCTGTCGGTCGCGATGGCGTTCGTGCGCGGCGAAACCTCGTTCTACGTGATGCGCCTGCTGCTCGGCGTCGCCGAAGCCGGCCTGTTTCCGGGCGTGATGCTGTACCTGACCTACTGGTTCGGCCGCGAGGAACGCGCGCGGGCGACCGGCTATTTCCTGCTCGGCGTGTGCATCGCGAACATCGTCGGCGGGCCGCTGGCCGGCGCGCTGATCGAACTCGACGGCACGCTCGGCTTCCACGGCTGGCAATGGCTGTTCGTCGTCGAAGGGATTCCGGCCATCCTGCTCGCGTTCGTCGTGTGGATGCGCCTGCCGGACCGGCCGAGCGCCGCGCCGTGGCTCGCGCCCGAGACCGGACGCGCGCTGGAGCGCACGCTGGCCGCCGAGCAGGACGCGGGCATCGCCGCGCACGACGGACACGCGTTCGGTGCGGCGCTGCGCGATCCGCAGATCTGGCTGGCGATCTTCGTGTACTTCTGCCATCAACTGACGATCTATACGGTGATCTTCTTCCTGCCCGGCATCATCGGCGCATCGGGACGCGTGTCGCCGTTCGCCGTCGGGCTGCTGACCGCGCTGCCGTGGCTGGCCGCCGCGCTCGGCGCCGCGACGCTGCCGCGCTTCGCACGCGCGTCGCGCCATGCACGCCGGCTGCTGTGCGCGGGGCTCGTCGTGATGGCGGCCGGCATGGTCGGCGCGGCGCATGCGTCGCCGGTGGCGGGCCTCGTCTGCGTATGCGTGGCCGCGTCGATGTTCTTCGTCGTGCAGTCGATCGTGTTCACGTTTCCCGCGTCGCGCCTGGCCGGCAGCGCGCTGGCCGGCGGCCTCGGTCTCGTGAATACCTGCGGCCTGCTCGGCGGCTTCGTCGGCCCGACCGTCGTCGGTGCGATCGAGCAGGCGACCGGCAACGCGAAGAACGGGCTGACGCTCCTCGCGGCGGCGCTGCTGGTGGCCGCGTTCGCGAGCCTCGCGCTGCGTCACGGCCACGAGCGAGTCGGGGCGCGGGCGCGCGGCTGA